The nucleotide window CTGATCCAGATTTCCACCTGCAACAGGTCGGTCGACCTCGTCTTGCCGTCCAGTTCGATCGCCCGCATCAGGTCATGTTCGGCCTCGTCGTACATCCGGCGGTCAAAATTTATCCTGGCCATGATAAGGTAACCGGCGCCGTAATCGGGATGTTTTTTAAGCCCGTTGCGGCAGATCCTGAGAGCCTTGTCGAGTTCGCCTTTTTTACGCCGGGCGTCCGCCAGCGCGGCGAAGATCTGCGAATCAGGATTGTCGTCCAGGATTCGTTCGCACTTATAGATTCTGTCTTCCAGTGCAGCCGGGTTTAACATCATCTCTCCCTTGATTGCAATCTCATCGCCAGCCTTCTCAACTCAGGGCGTTTTTTATCTTGATGAATCCCAGCATCAAAACAGCCACCCCGATCAGCCTGAAAGCCTGTACCGCGGTGTTGTTCAAACTGAACAGCTCGAGCGAAGCGGAGATATCTAAAAGCTGGCTGATGCAGAGCACGATAAAAGCGATCGCCAGCATCTGCCATCCACTCGCCAGCTCGCCTCCGCGCAAAAACGAAAAAATCCGCGATGCGACGAAAAAACAGGCCAGAATAACCATAAAGATGGCCGCGCCGAAAAGGATATTCATCCCGGTCGTGGAATTCATCCCGTCCTGCGCTGCCAGCTCGGCCGGCGCCAACAACAGCACAATCGCCGCAATTATTGCAAATTTGAATAAATCCATTGTATTACCTCACGAGGTTTGCGACTGTCTATGAGCCTTGAGGGCCCTGTATAAATCATTTTCAATGCCGTATTTCTTGTTGATATTGCGCTTTTCAGCCAGGGGCATGGCGATCTCCTTTTTGATCTCGGAAATAACCTGGCGGCGCACATGCTTGCCCAGAAGTGAATCGATCAGCTCCATCTGTTCCTGGACGATCAGGTTCAACCCGGACAGCATCTTGTAAATCTGGATCTCGCGCGGCATCTTCTCGACGGTCTTTTTGAATTTCTGGAAAATGCGCTCGAAATCATCAGATGATGATCCGGAGAAATAGCCCCAGACGCCCTTGCGGTAGGTTTCCAGTATCGAGTGGATTTTTTCGTTGTCGGTGCCGAGTTTTCTCTCGAGATTGCGCCGGATCGCCTTGAAACAGCTTATGTAGAGCTTCAAGACCAGCCACCAGAGCTGATCCTGCTCGCTGTAATCAGTCCGGGAATCATCGGATTTGACCCCGGCCACCTCAACCAGGCCTTCGTTGATCAACTGGAAGATGCCACGGTAAGTAATAAATTCTCCCACTGGAGAGTCAGACAGTATATCCGGCACTGTACGCTGGCCGTCAATCAACGACAGGATCTGGAACTGGTCCAGAGTCAGGCTGATTTCACCCGCCTTGACTGCGGGGTTGAGTACCAGCCTGAGAATCTCGTTGTCTTTCGGCAGGCCTTTCTGGATCTCCTCCCACTCGTCTATCCGGCGTGTACCCTCCATCAGGACATTCATCGTGCTGAGTTCGACGAAAAGATCTTTTTCCTGTGGGAGTTTGCCCTCCTGGAAGACGAATT belongs to Candidatus Zixiibacteriota bacterium and includes:
- a CDS encoding DUF4388 domain-containing protein; this translates as MSFTGNLKTVGFADILQLLSSGKKTGILVITKGEIQKEICFKEGNIIYARSKNAEEDFLGNLLIKQGRISKIDLERALYLHRTTGKKLGMVLVDMGLFERKEIAAVLKIQIEEIAYNLFSWHAGEFVFQEGKLPQEKDLFVELSTMNVLMEGTRRIDEWEEIQKGLPKDNEILRLVLNPAVKAGEISLTLDQFQILSLIDGQRTVPDILSDSPVGEFITYRGIFQLINEGLVEVAGVKSDDSRTDYSEQDQLWWLVLKLYISCFKAIRRNLERKLGTDNEKIHSILETYRKGVWGYFSGSSSDDFERIFQKFKKTVEKMPREIQIYKMLSGLNLIVQEQMELIDSLLGKHVRRQVISEIKKEIAMPLAEKRNINKKYGIENDLYRALKAHRQSQTS